The sequence ccgtcctggaagagggatccctcatcatcctctgctgctcttcctgaggtttcttcctctctcccccctcctccccctctctcccccctctcttaCAGGGGTtgtttttcgggagtttttcctcgggtgatgtgagggtctgagggcagagggatgtcgtacactgtaaagccctctgaggcaaaccacgttttgtgataatgggctctataaataaaactgacttgactttctGAGTTTTAATGTGATAAATTTTCGAGTCTTTAAACCGGAGCCACCTCATGCCTCCCAATCATCTAAAGGGaatttaattcttttatttatttattttttttgttgaaattttcaCCAAAACAATTACTCTGTTCACCAAAGACGATCGCTCACTCTGCCCGATCGAGCCGCGCGTCCTGACGTATGACGCACGTGTGTATAACAAAAACTGTGTgacaaacaggaaatgacctcaCTCTTCTTCTCCCTCAGGTTCTTCCGGGGAGAGTACACGGTGGAGGTGGCGATCAACGACTACCTGGACATTTACTGCCCGCACTACGAGTGGGCGGAGGCTGCGGAGCGCATGGAGCACTACGTGCTGTACATGGTGAACTACGACGGCTACACGACGTGCGACCACCACAGGAAGGGCTTCAAACGCTGGGAGTGCAACCGGCCGCAGAGCCCCAACGGACCGCTCAAGTTCTCCGAGAAGTTCCAGCTTTTCACCCCCTTCAGCCTGGGCTTCGAGTTCCGGCCTGGACATGAGTACTACTACATCTGTGAGTACTGCAGAGTATCACTGAGTACTGCTACATCTCTTGAATACTGGCGAGTACTGCTGAGTACTGCTGACTACTATTACATCTGTGAGTACCACTGAGTGCTGCTGAGTACTACTACATCTGTAAGTACCATCGAGCACTGCTGAGTACTACTACATCTGTAAGTACCATCGAGCACTGCTGAGTACTGCTGAGTATCACTGAgtactttaaattttaaattcaatcctggatttcacagggagccagtgcagagaagctaaaacaggagaaatatgatcccttttcttggttcccgttaaaacacgagcagcagcgttctgcccCGGCTGGAGAGACCTCAGAGATTTGTCGGGGCAACtgaataatagggagttactgATCCAGCCGAGAGGTGACAAATGTGTGCACTAATTTTCGGCGTCTGTTttggacaggatatgtctaatttttacaatgttatgcaagtgaaagaaagccgttcttaaagtttgttttatatgggaggcaaaagataaatcctgatcaaataaaactccgaggttccttacagttgtgctagaggccaaggtaatgccatctagagaaattacattgttggaaaagaatttctgaggtttttggggccaagaacaataacttcagttacTACTGAGTACTGCTGAGTACTACTGAGCACTACTAAATCTATAAGTACCACTGAGTATCACTAAGTACTGCTGAGTACTACTACATCTGTGAGTACCACCGAGTACTACTGAGTACTACTACATCTATGAGTACTACGGAGTATCACTGAGTACTGCTGAgcaaaatttttcaaaaaataaaaaacagtctgtttacagaaaaaacccattaaaatgtcatctttAAAGACAAccaaatttttaaagatttatttatcttttcacaAATGGTGAAAGCAGTAAGGTCCAGGAGCTCCGCCCCCTCGGAGCACTGGACAAGATCAGCTGCCAAAACCAGAGACGATTGATAActtttattgtttacaaatatAACAGAGACGATCGAGGACTGTGATTGTTTACAAATATAACAGAGACGACTGACGACTGTTGCTGTTTACAACTATAACAGTATGTCACACTAAAGGCCCGCTCTGTTGGGTTAAagctcttttgtttctgtgatgccggcatgctgtctaaagtCACACTCTGCAGACACATGATGCTGCCGTCGATTGGGACATCAGGGAGACTCTCTGTGCAGGCAAGAACAACTGGCTCACACACCTTTCCTTGAACTGATATGAGGTTTTCTATCCGCTCCACTGGTGAACATGTCACGGTGTTTTTCCTCCACAGAGAGTTTGAGAGTGATGTTTCGTGGTTTCACTTCATGCACATGTGTGAAATCACCACGTTTGTCAGCCGACATCAGATGACATGTTGGAGGTTTAAAACACAGAATCACAAGCTGCTGCcattatgctgtgtgtgtgtgtgtgtgtgtgtgtgtgtgtgtgcgcgcgcgcgcgggggtgcgtgtgcgtgtgtgttttctgtctagacATAATTTGTCATTCAGTCTGGGAAAAATTTCCTAAATTGTGGCTCATTTAGAGCGAAACAGCTTCCAGCAGAGGAACAGGCAGTTTGTTTAAATGACACGTaatgactgtgtgtgcgtgtgtgtgtgtgtgtatgtgtgaaacaTGAATGAAACACCGTCTGTGGgtcaaacagctgcagctctctgaGTATCAGcggagaaaacaaagaaactcaAACACCAGAATCAgactgttttaataaaaaaaggtcaaatgtttcacagtaaataCTGTACTGAAGTACACATGTGAGGTACTTGTGCTTCAcctgagtattttcttttcatgctattatTGACTGCACTGCATCTGTCTGACAGAGTTTTTAAATCTGATATTTAGCTCCGAACAGTTTAAACAAGTCCGGCTGAAACCATCAATTCATTCATCAATTTGTCTATGAATTAATTAGTTAGTCAGTTAGTCCACTAATCAATAACCACATTTATCAATTAGCCCACTAATCAATAACCGCATTTATCAATTAGCCCCCAAATCAATTAGTAgattaaaagcaaataaactattttaatgtctgaaatccttttttttctaaaaacatttcatgattCCAGCTTCACAAATGTCTCATTtgaataatgttaataattataatgtgttagtaatattgttattatttttatttattaggaATAATGTTAGTAATTGTATTGTATTGGTAATAACATTAATCACGGTAACGCATAAGTAGTAACCTTAGTAATTGTAATG is a genomic window of Plectropomus leopardus isolate mb unplaced genomic scaffold, YSFRI_Pleo_2.0 unplaced_scaffold3409, whole genome shotgun sequence containing:
- the LOC121938803 gene encoding ephrin-A2-like; the protein is MTSLFFSLRFFRGEYTVEVAINDYLDIYCPHYEWAEAAERMEHYVLYMVNYDGYTTCDHHRKGFKRWECNRPQSPNGPLKFSEKFQLFTPFSLGFEFRPGHEYYYISSPHPNLAGKPCLKLKIYVKPTSESRFLSYQL